In Chrysiogenes arsenatis DSM 11915, the following proteins share a genomic window:
- a CDS encoding AAA family ATPase, whose product MSKLEQYEQSIMCFYLYNALRKADSGINRVISEFVTYVYRNSVLLGVELPDELVEHTQDFTGKRLPLRVCIETKVALIELLEPQVARLPSVPLSELEKTLRNLSDIVELDPLDHRIFGFFVRMERYKLHEDPFAYFRNCCDHARTAFACILDMSISEITKRIHLAGELYLTGLFKDAINWNHQFIQDTCSFSDQVLQAIEDAPQTRKGLRAALLGASSTPRLRWDDFAHIAELRDNLAKFLQHALQTGERGINILLYGPPGTGKTEICKSLAKNLHAQLYPVMEMNNDGEEPNRNDRLSSYRILQRLLSKQQNSLIMFDEIDDVFSSRDILAYSGKRIGSLSTSKVYMNRLLEGNRVPTFWIINDVSNISSAIIRRMTLAVEMPVPPIDARQKIWKRITRKRGITLTNADATALAAFDASPAIAESATIYAKAMGNSLDDFRFATFGLLKAMHGKEVVEDSFHVGADHYLPQLVHHDSGIAGIESNLSKLRQHPFSLCLYGAPGTGKTAYVRHLAKQLGMPVLQKRASDLLGMFVGETEKQISEAFREAANSKSFLVFDEADSFLADRRHAVRQWEVSQVNEMLTWMERHPLPFACTTNLIERIDPASLRRFTFKCRFDFMKPEQVKLAFRHFFRITVDDRHIRELTMLTPGDFALVQRKAELTGAKHEITSLVALLKNEMVAKQLTQSNPIGF is encoded by the coding sequence ATGTCCAAGTTAGAGCAGTACGAACAAAGTATCATGTGTTTCTACCTTTACAATGCGTTGCGTAAAGCCGATAGCGGAATCAACAGAGTGATTTCTGAGTTTGTTACCTATGTGTATCGCAACTCCGTCTTGCTTGGGGTTGAATTGCCGGACGAGCTTGTGGAACACACTCAGGATTTTACTGGAAAGCGATTGCCACTCAGGGTATGCATTGAAACGAAAGTTGCGCTGATTGAACTCCTTGAACCGCAAGTGGCACGGTTGCCATCAGTGCCACTCAGCGAATTAGAAAAAACCTTGCGTAATTTATCCGACATTGTCGAGCTTGATCCACTTGACCACCGTATTTTCGGCTTCTTTGTACGTATGGAACGTTACAAATTACACGAAGACCCATTCGCCTATTTCAGAAATTGTTGTGATCATGCACGAACTGCTTTTGCATGTATTCTTGATATGTCGATATCTGAGATAACCAAACGAATTCATCTCGCTGGAGAGCTGTATCTTACTGGTTTGTTTAAAGATGCTATCAACTGGAATCATCAGTTCATTCAAGACACTTGCTCGTTCAGTGACCAAGTGTTGCAGGCTATTGAAGATGCCCCTCAAACAAGAAAGGGACTCCGCGCTGCGCTACTGGGCGCTTCGTCAACTCCGAGATTGCGATGGGATGACTTTGCCCATATAGCAGAATTGCGTGATAATCTTGCAAAATTCTTGCAGCACGCATTGCAGACTGGCGAGCGCGGCATTAACATTTTGCTGTATGGCCCTCCGGGAACGGGTAAAACAGAGATTTGCAAATCACTTGCAAAAAATCTGCACGCCCAGCTTTATCCTGTTATGGAAATGAACAATGATGGTGAAGAACCTAACCGCAATGATCGCTTGAGTTCGTATCGCATACTCCAGCGCCTGCTGAGCAAGCAACAGAATTCATTGATCATGTTTGACGAAATTGACGATGTTTTTAGCTCTAGAGACATCTTGGCGTATAGCGGAAAAAGGATCGGGTCGCTTTCAACATCGAAAGTTTATATGAATCGTTTGCTGGAAGGGAACCGAGTACCGACATTCTGGATTATAAATGATGTCAGCAATATCAGCAGTGCCATTATCCGCCGTATGACACTGGCAGTAGAGATGCCGGTTCCACCCATCGATGCGCGGCAGAAGATATGGAAGCGGATTACACGCAAGCGCGGCATTACACTCACCAATGCAGATGCCACAGCGCTAGCGGCCTTCGATGCGTCTCCGGCGATTGCCGAAAGCGCCACGATTTATGCCAAAGCGATGGGGAATTCCCTTGATGATTTTCGTTTTGCAACGTTTGGCCTTTTAAAGGCGATGCACGGCAAAGAGGTTGTGGAAGATTCCTTTCACGTTGGTGCCGATCATTACCTGCCGCAGTTAGTTCACCACGATTCCGGTATTGCTGGCATCGAAAGCAATCTGAGCAAGCTCCGTCAGCATCCATTTTCGTTGTGTTTGTACGGTGCTCCCGGAACGGGGAAAACGGCCTATGTGCGCCATCTCGCCAAACAGCTTGGTATGCCGGTATTGCAAAAGCGAGCGTCTGATTTGCTGGGTATGTTTGTTGGGGAAACGGAAAAGCAAATTTCCGAAGCGTTTCGCGAAGCGGCGAACAGTAAAAGCTTTCTGGTGTTTGACGAAGCGGACTCATTTCTGGCGGATCGTCGCCATGCGGTACGTCAGTGGGAAGTAAGTCAAGTCAATGAGATGCTTACGTGGATGGAGCGCCATCCGCTCCCGTTTGCTTGCACAACAAATCTGATTGAACGGATTGATCCTGCGTCGCTGCGTCGTTTTACGTTCAAGTGTCGCTTCGATTTTATGAAGCCAGAGCAGGTGAAACTCGCATTCCGGCACTTCTTTCGGATAACGGTGGACGATCGGCATATACGCGAACTTACCATGCTGACGCCGGGTGATTTTGCCTTGGTGCAGCGTAAAGCTGAGCTTACTGGTGCAAAACACGAAATTACTTCGCTGGTCGCGTTGCTGAAAAATGAAATGGTAGCGAAACAGTTGACGCAATCAAATCCCATTGGTTTTTGA
- a CDS encoding amidohydrolase family protein, with protein MRLRVCGRIYDGFAWRHAGIVEDGRLTFADCARFDREIVLDGVLFPGFVNAHAHLDLFFDLPSLPFEQWVPLLIEKILTDYSQADGIHASLALLEQSGVRFIGDIARPIPGSPCCANISPINKLRHVITGEEPLHFSPDRMQGRCYIRNFCEFINRYPEYIRPQLHYSPHALYTVPHDFLRRFALDNRSLFQMHVAESPGETGYFLHEPSGDHFYDTYLARFQVRRYLGEPLSPVRLLESLGLLTSQSLLVHMGMASDDDLDLVAASGAKVITCPVSNHYLYAPHVELAKLEARGIRYAIGTDGKCSHPDLDFLRDYRLVAAQVGWEKAFLAATSGGAEILGLMSEYTLEGADITRAVVGIGDGLNFTRMVSATEALR; from the coding sequence ATGCGACTACGGGTTTGCGGAAGAATATACGATGGTTTCGCTTGGCGTCATGCGGGTATAGTTGAAGATGGACGTTTGACATTTGCCGATTGCGCGCGCTTTGATCGCGAAATTGTGCTCGATGGCGTGCTTTTCCCTGGTTTTGTCAACGCGCACGCGCATCTTGATTTGTTTTTTGATCTCCCATCGCTCCCTTTTGAGCAATGGGTTCCTCTGTTGATCGAAAAAATTCTGACTGATTATAGTCAGGCTGATGGGATCCATGCGTCTCTAGCGTTGCTGGAGCAATCAGGAGTGCGCTTTATTGGCGATATTGCACGCCCGATTCCGGGGAGTCCTTGTTGCGCCAATATATCACCCATAAACAAGTTACGTCATGTCATTACCGGTGAGGAGCCATTACACTTTTCGCCCGATCGCATGCAAGGGCGTTGTTATATTCGTAATTTTTGTGAGTTTATCAACCGCTATCCCGAGTATATTCGTCCGCAACTTCACTATTCGCCTCATGCGCTTTACACGGTGCCACATGATTTTCTGCGCCGTTTTGCGCTCGATAACCGCTCGCTGTTCCAAATGCACGTGGCCGAATCGCCGGGAGAAACGGGATATTTTCTGCACGAACCAAGCGGAGATCATTTTTACGATACCTATTTGGCACGCTTTCAGGTGCGGCGCTACCTTGGCGAGCCGCTTTCGCCAGTACGCTTACTCGAGTCACTCGGGCTTTTGACGTCGCAATCGCTGCTCGTACATATGGGGATGGCAAGTGACGATGATCTTGACCTCGTGGCGGCGTCAGGTGCGAAGGTCATTACGTGTCCTGTCAGCAACCACTATTTGTATGCTCCGCATGTGGAGCTGGCAAAACTGGAAGCACGCGGCATACGCTATGCCATTGGTACGGATGGAAAATGCTCCCATCCCGATCTTGATTTTCTGCGCGACTACCGTTTGGTTGCTGCGCAAGTGGGGTGGGAAAAAGCCTTTCTGGCCGCAACGAGTGGCGGGGCGGAAATCCTTGGACTCATGTCGGAGTACACGTTAGAAGGGGCTGATATAACAAGGGCGGTCGTTGGTATCGGCGATGGGTTGAATTTTACCCGTATGGTGAGCGCAACAGAGGCCTTGCGGTAA
- the dapF gene encoding diaminopimelate epimerase — translation MNDFCGWDGRFTKLTGAGNDFIVIADLDGRVNHELFRPHVNQLCDRNFGIGADGVIILRCLGGSDVQWVFYNSDGSEAEMCGNGARCAARFVFDNHLVTTPWFHLHTAAGVVRIECAGQNLMRLHLTQPFDHRSNYSIKTIKTEYLLSSINTGVPHAVLRVHDIESFDLLNVAPEIRFHEIYPRGTNVNAYEKIAPDTIRVRTYERGVEGETMSCGTGSVASAIVASLDDQEVAHRVTVVTNGGELLIEFDRELQHVTMSGEAHVLFRGEIDPELLQARPKIREVEV, via the coding sequence ATGAATGATTTCTGTGGATGGGATGGCCGATTCACCAAGCTAACGGGGGCAGGGAACGATTTTATCGTGATTGCCGATCTGGATGGCCGTGTCAACCACGAACTGTTCCGCCCGCATGTTAACCAACTCTGTGATCGGAATTTTGGTATTGGAGCCGATGGCGTGATTATTCTCCGCTGTCTGGGCGGGAGTGATGTGCAGTGGGTGTTTTATAATTCTGATGGTTCAGAAGCCGAAATGTGCGGCAACGGTGCGCGGTGTGCAGCGCGCTTTGTTTTTGATAATCACCTCGTCACAACGCCGTGGTTTCATTTGCATACGGCGGCGGGAGTGGTGCGGATTGAATGCGCCGGGCAAAATCTGATGCGGCTCCACTTGACACAACCCTTCGATCACCGTTCGAATTATTCGATTAAAACGATCAAAACCGAATACCTGCTTTCGAGTATCAATACGGGTGTGCCGCATGCCGTGCTGCGTGTGCACGATATCGAAAGCTTTGATCTGTTGAATGTCGCGCCAGAGATTCGTTTTCACGAAATCTATCCTCGCGGAACGAATGTAAATGCCTATGAAAAGATCGCTCCTGATACTATTCGCGTACGAACGTACGAGCGGGGTGTAGAGGGGGAGACGATGTCATGCGGCACAGGGAGTGTCGCGTCGGCCATCGTGGCCTCTCTTGATGATCAAGAGGTTGCTCATCGCGTAACGGTGGTGACAAATGGTGGCGAATTGTTGATAGAGTTTGACCGCGAGCTGCAGCATGTTACCATGTCCGGCGAAGCTCACGTGCTATTCCGTGGTGAAATTGACCCCGAGCTTTTACAGGCTCGACCAAAAATCAGAGAAGTAGAGGTGTAA
- the lysA gene encoding diaminopimelate decarboxylase: MHYFSYQHGELHCEGVPLSRIADEVGTPVYVYSRQTLVRHCRVFREAFAGIPHTICFAVKANSNLSVLRTIAGEGIGADIVSGGELFRALKAGIDPAMIVYAGVGKQSHEIARALEIGIKMFNVESRGEMDVIQQVAKSLGKVAPIAIRVNPNVDAGTHPYISTGLRQNKFGIGIEGVMDDYQYAHGLSHVEVVGVHCHIGSQLTDIQPFVDALQIIRQLVLDLREQGIVLRYLDMGGGLGIRYNAETPPSPEELARAIRPIVADLGCELIFEPGRVLVGNAGIFLTRVIYTKSNYERKFIVVDGAMNDLARPSLYGSYHDILPADEAAGRQGTALADVVGPICETGDFFARERSVAPFAAGDLMALMSAGAYGFTMSSNYNSRPRVAEVMVDGDTYRVVRRRETFDDLVRLEEEV, encoded by the coding sequence ATGCACTATTTTTCATATCAGCACGGTGAGTTACACTGCGAAGGGGTGCCGCTTTCGCGCATTGCGGATGAGGTGGGAACGCCAGTCTATGTCTATTCGCGTCAAACGCTGGTGCGCCATTGTCGCGTCTTTCGTGAAGCCTTTGCGGGAATTCCCCATACGATTTGTTTTGCAGTAAAGGCCAATAGTAATCTGAGTGTCTTGCGGACGATTGCTGGCGAAGGGATTGGTGCTGATATTGTCAGTGGTGGCGAATTATTCCGTGCCCTGAAGGCTGGCATTGACCCTGCGATGATTGTCTATGCGGGTGTTGGCAAGCAGTCGCATGAAATTGCCCGCGCGCTGGAAATCGGCATCAAGATGTTTAACGTCGAATCTCGTGGCGAAATGGACGTGATTCAGCAGGTGGCCAAATCGCTTGGCAAGGTAGCACCGATTGCCATTCGGGTGAATCCGAACGTTGATGCCGGGACGCATCCCTATATTTCGACTGGTCTACGTCAAAATAAGTTTGGCATTGGTATCGAAGGAGTGATGGACGACTACCAGTACGCGCATGGTTTGAGTCATGTGGAAGTCGTTGGCGTACACTGCCATATTGGAAGTCAATTGACCGATATTCAGCCCTTTGTTGATGCCTTGCAAATTATTCGGCAGCTGGTGCTCGATTTGCGTGAGCAGGGGATTGTGTTGCGCTACCTTGATATGGGCGGCGGACTTGGAATTCGGTATAACGCGGAAACGCCACCTTCGCCAGAAGAGCTGGCGCGTGCCATCCGCCCGATTGTAGCCGATCTTGGTTGTGAGCTGATTTTCGAGCCCGGACGGGTATTGGTCGGCAATGCTGGGATTTTCCTGACCCGCGTTATTTATACGAAAAGCAATTATGAGCGGAAGTTTATTGTCGTCGATGGCGCTATGAACGACCTCGCACGCCCGTCACTGTACGGCAGTTATCACGACATTCTCCCGGCAGATGAGGCCGCAGGTCGGCAGGGAACGGCTTTGGCTGACGTGGTAGGGCCGATTTGCGAAACGGGTGATTTCTTTGCGCGTGAGCGATCGGTGGCTCCCTTTGCCGCAGGTGATCTGATGGCGCTGATGAGTGCTGGGGCGTATGGTTTCACAATGAGTTCGAATTATAATAGTCGTCCGCGAGTAGCGGAAGTGATGGTGGATGGCGATACGTACCGTGTCGTGCGCCGTCGTGAAACGTTCGATGATTTGGTTCGATTGGAGGAAGAGGTATGA
- a CDS encoding DUF2779 domain-containing protein yields MTTLSKSRLIAYRQCPKRLWLSVHAPERANESETGNRMAMGIGAGEVARTLFPSGVLIHAGTIAEALQQSAQLVERKPKTPLFEATFCHKNVRVQVDILRPARGGFDIVEVKSSTEPKEYHTEDAAIQTWVCQQAGIAVKKTHLATLNKSFIYPGKQQYDGLFTFTDITSEVEALQKEVPRWVRAARKTLTTANAPEIEPGAQCHAPFACPYIDFCTEGLPQEKYPPELFGTRGTFATDLRKQGYTDIRKVPKSLLGECPKRLRIWRATRSGKAELDPAAGEYLQTLSYPRYYIDFETISLAVPIWKGTSPFQQIPFQWSCHKQSASGTMHHREFLDISGKDPSKQFLESLIKELGKRGCIFVYNQSFEAGRLKELAMRFPEYAEQVAAIIERMVDLLPLARDNYYHRDMRGSWSIKAVLPTIAPDLDYAQLSDVQDGKQAGVAYMEAINPVTTAARRNELWRAMVGYCKLDTEAMVRLVAFFEARY; encoded by the coding sequence ATGACCACACTGTCAAAATCGCGCCTCATTGCATATCGTCAATGTCCCAAACGGCTGTGGCTCAGCGTTCACGCGCCCGAACGTGCCAATGAATCAGAAACGGGAAATCGTATGGCGATGGGAATCGGAGCTGGCGAGGTTGCTCGCACCCTATTCCCTTCGGGTGTACTGATACATGCCGGAACCATTGCAGAAGCGCTGCAACAAAGCGCTCAGCTTGTCGAACGCAAACCAAAAACCCCACTCTTTGAAGCCACCTTTTGCCATAAAAACGTGCGGGTGCAGGTTGATATCCTGCGCCCTGCACGTGGTGGCTTTGACATCGTGGAAGTCAAATCTTCAACAGAACCCAAAGAGTACCATACTGAAGACGCCGCCATCCAAACGTGGGTGTGCCAACAAGCTGGTATTGCTGTCAAGAAAACGCACCTTGCCACTCTCAATAAATCCTTTATCTATCCTGGAAAGCAACAGTACGACGGGCTCTTTACCTTTACTGATATCACCAGCGAAGTCGAAGCCCTGCAAAAAGAGGTTCCCCGTTGGGTGCGAGCCGCCCGAAAAACGCTCACCACAGCGAATGCACCGGAGATTGAACCCGGTGCGCAGTGTCACGCTCCCTTTGCATGCCCGTATATTGACTTCTGCACTGAAGGGCTGCCACAAGAAAAGTACCCTCCAGAACTTTTTGGCACGCGAGGAACATTTGCAACAGACCTGCGTAAGCAAGGGTATACCGACATTCGGAAAGTTCCCAAATCACTGCTGGGCGAGTGCCCCAAACGCTTGCGCATCTGGCGAGCTACCCGCAGTGGCAAAGCAGAACTTGACCCCGCCGCCGGTGAATACCTGCAAACCCTTTCCTATCCGCGCTACTATATTGATTTTGAAACTATCTCGCTTGCCGTCCCCATCTGGAAAGGAACAAGCCCCTTTCAACAAATCCCTTTCCAATGGTCGTGCCATAAACAAAGCGCCAGCGGCACAATGCACCACCGTGAATTTCTGGATATCAGTGGCAAAGATCCCAGCAAGCAGTTCCTTGAAAGCCTCATCAAAGAGCTTGGAAAACGTGGTTGCATCTTCGTGTATAACCAGTCATTTGAAGCCGGAAGACTAAAAGAACTCGCAATGCGCTTTCCTGAATATGCCGAGCAAGTTGCTGCCATTATTGAGCGCATGGTAGACCTGCTTCCCCTTGCCCGTGATAACTACTACCACCGCGACATGCGCGGGAGCTGGTCAATTAAAGCGGTGCTACCCACCATCGCGCCCGATCTTGACTATGCGCAACTGAGTGACGTGCAGGATGGCAAACAGGCGGGGGTGGCATACATGGAAGCGATTAATCCAGTAACAACGGCTGCGCGTCGCAATGAATTGTGGCGCGCCATGGTAGGGTATTGTAAGCTGGACACAGAGGCAATGGTGAGGTTGGTGGCGTTTTTTGAGGCTCGTTATTAG
- the mtnP gene encoding S-methyl-5'-thioadenosine phosphorylase, whose translation MRRIGIIGGSGLYQMEGLTNRHEIEIETPYGSPSDSVLVGTLGDCELCFLPRHGRTHTIAPNEINFRANIYALKTLGVETIVSVSAVGSLRQHIAPGDFVIVNQFIDFTRSGRPSTFFEKGIVGHVSMADPVCPSLRKNLIEAATQTGVNVHTTGTYICMEGPQFSSRAESHVYRQWGADVVGMTNMPEAKLAREAEICYATVALSTDYDCWKEEEEAVSVEMILDTMHRNVVNAKKMLEIFAHMAPNQTACHCQEAARYAIITPRDAISEEIQAKLEPLYGKYFAI comes from the coding sequence ATGAGAAGAATTGGAATCATCGGCGGCAGCGGCCTCTACCAGATGGAAGGACTCACAAATCGGCACGAAATAGAAATCGAAACTCCCTATGGTTCGCCCAGCGACTCCGTTCTCGTCGGCACCTTGGGCGATTGCGAACTCTGTTTTCTGCCACGACACGGGCGGACGCACACCATCGCCCCCAATGAAATTAACTTTCGCGCCAACATTTATGCCCTGAAAACACTGGGAGTGGAAACCATCGTCAGCGTGAGCGCCGTTGGCAGCCTGCGTCAGCACATTGCGCCCGGAGATTTCGTCATCGTCAACCAGTTTATCGACTTCACCCGTAGTGGCCGCCCGTCGACTTTTTTTGAAAAAGGGATTGTCGGACACGTCAGCATGGCCGATCCCGTATGCCCATCGCTCCGAAAAAACCTGATAGAAGCCGCAACACAAACCGGCGTCAACGTCCACACAACGGGCACCTACATCTGCATGGAAGGGCCGCAGTTTTCCAGTCGCGCCGAAAGCCATGTGTACCGCCAGTGGGGAGCCGACGTGGTCGGGATGACCAATATGCCGGAAGCCAAGCTGGCGCGCGAAGCAGAAATCTGCTACGCCACCGTTGCCCTTTCCACGGATTATGATTGCTGGAAAGAAGAGGAAGAAGCGGTCAGCGTGGAAATGATTCTCGACACCATGCACCGCAACGTGGTGAATGCCAAGAAAATGTTGGAAATTTTCGCTCACATGGCACCAAATCAAACCGCCTGCCACTGCCAAGAAGCCGCTCGCTACGCGATTATTACCCCTCGCGATGCTATCAGCGAGGAGATTCAAGCCAAGCTTGAACCGCTGTACGGGAAGTATTTCGCAATCTGA
- a CDS encoding helix-turn-helix transcriptional regulator — translation MEKNFDTLLRQWAMLQMLSTRRYVAAREILERLQDAGYRTTIRTVQRDLQSLSTVFPIESNNCKPIGWRWVKDGQIFSIPGMDTATALTLRLVESYLQNILPHSCMETLAPHMLHAKEVLSAHAGNAFVQWPEKIRVISRAFPLIPPAINPEIMETVYQALLEERQIEAHYRRRGEKAHQVYTIHPLGIVVNDHILYLVCTLFDEQEPKLLALHRFLEAHKTDAPSLRSAGFTLDGYIASGAIGFADADAKMITLKVIFAHHAAGHLQETPLSENQKLTPLADGRVALSAKVVDTRQLRWWLLGFGSQVEVIAPKRLRQEFAGIAQEMVCRYTE, via the coding sequence ATGGAAAAGAATTTTGACACGCTCTTGCGCCAATGGGCAATGTTGCAGATGCTCAGCACTCGCCGTTATGTTGCAGCGCGTGAGATTCTGGAAAGGCTTCAGGACGCCGGATACCGCACGACCATCCGTACGGTTCAACGTGACTTGCAAAGTCTTTCAACGGTATTTCCGATAGAAAGTAATAACTGCAAGCCAATCGGATGGCGTTGGGTAAAGGATGGTCAGATTTTCAGTATTCCTGGCATGGATACAGCCACCGCGCTCACGCTCCGTTTGGTTGAGAGTTACCTCCAGAACATACTGCCGCATAGTTGCATGGAAACGCTGGCACCACACATGCTACACGCCAAGGAGGTGCTCAGTGCACATGCTGGGAATGCCTTTGTGCAGTGGCCGGAAAAAATCCGGGTTATCTCCCGCGCATTTCCGCTTATCCCACCGGCAATTAACCCCGAAATCATGGAGACCGTATATCAGGCGCTGCTTGAAGAGCGCCAGATAGAAGCCCACTATCGGCGGCGTGGCGAGAAAGCGCATCAAGTCTACACCATTCACCCTTTAGGTATTGTGGTGAACGACCACATCCTCTACTTGGTCTGTACGCTGTTTGATGAGCAAGAGCCAAAGTTGCTGGCGCTTCACCGTTTTTTAGAAGCACACAAGACTGACGCGCCAAGCCTGCGATCGGCAGGGTTTACGCTTGATGGCTACATTGCCAGTGGCGCCATCGGATTCGCTGACGCTGACGCGAAAATGATTACGTTGAAAGTGATATTTGCGCACCACGCAGCTGGTCATCTGCAAGAAACTCCACTATCGGAGAACCAAAAGCTGACGCCACTGGCTGATGGCCGTGTTGCGCTGAGCGCCAAAGTGGTTGACACCAGACAATTGCGCTGGTGGCTTCTGGGATTCGGATCGCAGGTTGAAGTTATCGCTCCGAAAAGGTTGCGCCAAGAGTTTGCTGGCATAGCGCAGGAAATGGTGTGTCGGTACACAGAGTAG